From one Salvelinus alpinus chromosome 14, SLU_Salpinus.1, whole genome shotgun sequence genomic stretch:
- the acod1 gene encoding cis-aconitate decarboxylase isoform X2, translating to MLRKVSHHSVTESFGAAISSLNAVHLTDTVIRRSKRMMLDTLGVGLLGTSTAVFSKALQYSQFFKSVERSSVWGGSGMTLPPQYAAFVNGIAVHSMDFDDTWHPATHPSGGVLPALLALAETLPTQPSGLDLLLAFNVGIEVQGRLMRFSKEAHNIPRRFHPPAVVGVMGSAAASAKLLALSPAQCVHSLAIAASSAGAPMANAATQTKPLHTGNAARRGLEAAKLALLGLEGSQAILDLESGFGVFYSDYSPSELPGTNDGCGSGFRWVLEEQDVAIKRFPAHLGMHWVVDAALAVRAKLGASGKPDLCKVQKVVLRVPPSRYIDCPFPAMEHQARHSFQFNACSALLDNQVSVNSFSGPQIDRPALRELLAKVRVENPQDNHPSFDKMYCEVTVEMEHGESVTARCNTFYGHWRKPLSQEDLVGKFEANASTVLSQEAVERVVDFIGNIEKCPDCTVLGSYLQMSRPTTHLFREHLG from the exons ATGCTACGCAAGGTTTCCCATCAT AGTGTCACAGAGAGTTTTGGAGCGGCCATCTCCAGCCTCAACGCAGTTCACCTGACAGATACTGTGATCCGCAGGAGTAAGAGGATGATGCTGGACACGTTGGGAGTGGGGCTCTTGGGGACCAGTACAGCGGTCTTCAGCAAGGCTCTCCAGTACAGCCAG TTCTTCAAAtcagtggagaggagcagtgtGTGGGGAGGATCTGGGATGACACTGCCACCCCAGTATGCTGCCTTCGTCAATGGCATAGCG GTGCACTCTATGGACTTTGATGATACGTGGCACCCTGCAACCCACCCCTCTGGGGGGGTGCTCCCTGCCCTCCTGGCCCTGGCAGAGACTCTGCCCACCCAGCCATCTGGCCTGGACCTGCTGCTGGCCTTCAACGTAGGCATCGAGGTGCAGGGGCGACTCATGAGGTTCTCCAAGGAGGCCCACAATATACCTAGAAG GTTCCACCCTCCTGCTGTTGTGGGAGTGATGGGCAGTGCAGCAGCTTCAGCTAAGCTCCTAGCCCTCTCCCCAGCCCAGTGTGTCCACTCTCTGGCTATCGCTGCCTCCTCCGCGGGGGCCCCCATGGCCAATGCAGCTACCCAGACCAAACCCCTCCACACTGGCAATGCCGCCCGCAGAGGCCTGGAGGCCGCCAAGCTCGCCCTGCTGGGGCTGGAGGGAAGTCAGGCCATCCTGGATCTCGAGTCCGGCTTCGGGGTCTTCTACTCAGACTATAGTCCCTCGGAGCTCCCTGGGACTAATGATGGTTGTGGTAGTGGGTTTCGATGGGTTTTGGAGGAGCAGGATGTGGCCATCAAGCGCTTCCCGGCCCACCTGGGAATGCACTGGGTGGTGGATGCCGCATTGGCAGTCCGGGCTAAGCTTGGAGCCTCCGGAAAACCTGACCTCTGTAAGGTCCAGAAGGTGGTGCTCCGAGTGCCTCCCTCCAGGTACATTGACTGCCCCTTCCCAGCCATGGAGCACCAGGCCAGGCATTCATTCCAGTTCAATGCCTGCTCAGCCCTGCTAGACAACCAGGTGTCCGTGAACTCCTTCAGCGGGCCTCAGATAGACAGGCCGGCCTTGAGGGAGCTCCTGGCCAAGGTCAGAGTCGAGAACCCCCAAGACAACCACCCCAGCTTCGACAAGATGTACTGCGAGGTGACAGTAGAGATGGAGCATGGGGAGAGTGTCACAGCCAGGTGTAATACCTTCTACGGCCACTGGAGGAAGCCATTGAGTCAGGAGGACTTAGTTGGGAAATTTGAGGCGAACGCCTCCACTGTGCTTAGCCAAGAAGCTGTGGAGAGGGTTGTGGACTTTATAGGGAATATAGAGAAGTGCCCGGACTGTACGGTGCTGGGGTCATATCTGCAGATGAGCAGGCCGACAACCCATCTCTTCAGAGAACACCTTGGCTAA
- the acod1 gene encoding cis-aconitate decarboxylase isoform X1 → MLLHLCSLPTSVTESFGAAISSLNAVHLTDTVIRRSKRMMLDTLGVGLLGTSTAVFSKALQYSQFFKSVERSSVWGGSGMTLPPQYAAFVNGIAVHSMDFDDTWHPATHPSGGVLPALLALAETLPTQPSGLDLLLAFNVGIEVQGRLMRFSKEAHNIPRRFHPPAVVGVMGSAAASAKLLALSPAQCVHSLAIAASSAGAPMANAATQTKPLHTGNAARRGLEAAKLALLGLEGSQAILDLESGFGVFYSDYSPSELPGTNDGCGSGFRWVLEEQDVAIKRFPAHLGMHWVVDAALAVRAKLGASGKPDLCKVQKVVLRVPPSRYIDCPFPAMEHQARHSFQFNACSALLDNQVSVNSFSGPQIDRPALRELLAKVRVENPQDNHPSFDKMYCEVTVEMEHGESVTARCNTFYGHWRKPLSQEDLVGKFEANASTVLSQEAVERVVDFIGNIEKCPDCTVLGSYLQMSRPTTHLFREHLG, encoded by the exons ATGTTACTTCACTTGTGTTCTTTGCCTACA AGTGTCACAGAGAGTTTTGGAGCGGCCATCTCCAGCCTCAACGCAGTTCACCTGACAGATACTGTGATCCGCAGGAGTAAGAGGATGATGCTGGACACGTTGGGAGTGGGGCTCTTGGGGACCAGTACAGCGGTCTTCAGCAAGGCTCTCCAGTACAGCCAG TTCTTCAAAtcagtggagaggagcagtgtGTGGGGAGGATCTGGGATGACACTGCCACCCCAGTATGCTGCCTTCGTCAATGGCATAGCG GTGCACTCTATGGACTTTGATGATACGTGGCACCCTGCAACCCACCCCTCTGGGGGGGTGCTCCCTGCCCTCCTGGCCCTGGCAGAGACTCTGCCCACCCAGCCATCTGGCCTGGACCTGCTGCTGGCCTTCAACGTAGGCATCGAGGTGCAGGGGCGACTCATGAGGTTCTCCAAGGAGGCCCACAATATACCTAGAAG GTTCCACCCTCCTGCTGTTGTGGGAGTGATGGGCAGTGCAGCAGCTTCAGCTAAGCTCCTAGCCCTCTCCCCAGCCCAGTGTGTCCACTCTCTGGCTATCGCTGCCTCCTCCGCGGGGGCCCCCATGGCCAATGCAGCTACCCAGACCAAACCCCTCCACACTGGCAATGCCGCCCGCAGAGGCCTGGAGGCCGCCAAGCTCGCCCTGCTGGGGCTGGAGGGAAGTCAGGCCATCCTGGATCTCGAGTCCGGCTTCGGGGTCTTCTACTCAGACTATAGTCCCTCGGAGCTCCCTGGGACTAATGATGGTTGTGGTAGTGGGTTTCGATGGGTTTTGGAGGAGCAGGATGTGGCCATCAAGCGCTTCCCGGCCCACCTGGGAATGCACTGGGTGGTGGATGCCGCATTGGCAGTCCGGGCTAAGCTTGGAGCCTCCGGAAAACCTGACCTCTGTAAGGTCCAGAAGGTGGTGCTCCGAGTGCCTCCCTCCAGGTACATTGACTGCCCCTTCCCAGCCATGGAGCACCAGGCCAGGCATTCATTCCAGTTCAATGCCTGCTCAGCCCTGCTAGACAACCAGGTGTCCGTGAACTCCTTCAGCGGGCCTCAGATAGACAGGCCGGCCTTGAGGGAGCTCCTGGCCAAGGTCAGAGTCGAGAACCCCCAAGACAACCACCCCAGCTTCGACAAGATGTACTGCGAGGTGACAGTAGAGATGGAGCATGGGGAGAGTGTCACAGCCAGGTGTAATACCTTCTACGGCCACTGGAGGAAGCCATTGAGTCAGGAGGACTTAGTTGGGAAATTTGAGGCGAACGCCTCCACTGTGCTTAGCCAAGAAGCTGTGGAGAGGGTTGTGGACTTTATAGGGAATATAGAGAAGTGCCCGGACTGTACGGTGCTGGGGTCATATCTGCAGATGAGCAGGCCGACAACCCATCTCTTCAGAGAACACCTTGGCTAA
- the cln5 gene encoding bis(monoacylglycero)phosphate synthase CLN5 translates to MRPTVVLTCSVLFYYLEIVHSRGVHGKQEWPIPYRRFDYRPAADSYCEAMFPFCPTGDRDGRIPYMNNWDVISLFRMQAPVWEFKYGSLLGKMHIMHDAIGFSSAETGRNYTMEWYELFQLGNCTFPHLRRETNNPFWCNQGAACFFEGIDDVHWSENGTLEKVGAISGGQFNEMALWVQGDNQTGIYYETWTVRSDPGPNATVWFDSYDCSQFVHRTYRYLTQQGAKLSSRSQTNYTKIYLYSGEPTYLGDDDSIFREPSAKTLADDIRKFYHPFRPHQSYMDFVLSLAEAYQKVVEEKSFYLYYNFEYWHLPMKSPYVQITYEEVPLP, encoded by the exons ATGAGACCAACGGTGGTTTTAACGTGTTCAGTCCTATTTTACTATCTGGAGATTGTACATTCCCGAGGTGTCCATGGAAAGCAAGAATGGCCGATTCCTTACAG GCGATTTGATTATCGACCCGCTGCGGACTCGTACTGTGAAGCCATGTTCCCCTTCTGCCCCACCGGCGACAGGGATGGTCGGATCCCCTACATGAATAACTGGGATGTCATCTCGCTATTTCGAATGCAAGCTCCAGTGTGGGAGTTTAAATATGGATCATTGCTGGGGAAAATG CATATCATGCATGATGCCATTGGGTTCAGCAGTGCTGAAACGGGGAGAAACTACACCATGGAGTGGTATGAACTCTTCCAGCTGGGCAACTGCACCTTCCCTCACCTGAGACGTGAGACTAACAACCCCTTCTGGTGCAACCAGGGCGCTGCATGCTTCTTTGAGGGGATTGATGACGTCCACTGGTCTGAGAATGGCACCTTGGAGAAAGTGGGAGCGATCTCAG GTGGCCAGTTCAACGAGATGGCCTTGTGGGTCCAGGGCGACAACCAGACTGGGATTTATTATGAGACGTGGACGGTCCGCTCAGACCCCGGCCCCAACGCCACCGTGTGGTTTGACTCCTACGACTGCTCCCAGTTCGTCCATCGCACCTACAGGTATCTTACTCAGCAGGGAGCCAAGCTGTCCAGCCGATCCCAGACCAACTACACTAAGATCTATCTGTACAGTGGGGAGCCGACCTACTTGGGGGACGATGATTCTATCTTCCGGGAGCCTTCTGCGAAGACCCTGGCCGACGACATCCGCAAGTTCTATCACCCTTTCCGACCTCACCAGTCGTACATGGACTTTGTCCTCAGTCTCGCGGAGGCTTATCAGAAGGTGGTAGAGGAGAAGAGCTTCTACTTGTACTATAACTTTGAATATTGGCACTTACCCATGAAATCTCCGTATGTGCAGATCACGTACGAGGAAGTGCCTTTGCCGTAA